The sequence below is a genomic window from Macaca nemestrina isolate mMacNem1 chromosome 13, mMacNem.hap1, whole genome shotgun sequence.
CCAGAGCTATCTTAATAAATTGACAGGATGTCAGCTGAGGAATGGGGACGGGGCGGGGGCAGGAAGGTACAGTGGAGGGAAGGAGGTAGATGGCATTCTGGGTGGTGGGAAGAGGCCTGAGAGAGCAAAGGGTGGCAAGGAAACTGCAGGAGTTCACTAAAGCTGAACCACCTGGCATGGGGGGAGAGGTTGGAGAGGTGGACAGGACCCAAATCATTGATGGTCTCATGGCCCATTCTagtgaatttaaattttaaaatctagacACATAGAGGAACCATTTCAGATCTTACGTAAATTTTAAATCTAGTTGAAGAAATCATTTCAGGATTTAAACTGGGTAGTGACATTTAAACTGGCCCAGTATGCATTTTGGAAAGGTCCCTCATATCAATGTGTAGAACTGGTTGAAGAGAGGCAATGGAGGTAGGGTAACCAGTTTAAAAACTGCTGAAGTGCCCAGAGCAAGAAGTTATTTATAGACAAAGCTCGTGGATGTAAAAAAGTGGACAAATTTGAGAGATAGTAATGACGGACAAACTGAACAGGACTGGATAACTAAATTAGCTAAGGAGATCAAAGAAGGAGTCAAGGATATCCAGGTTTGTGGCTTGTCACATGTAGGACACAGAAGAGATGATTTCAGTTTTGGACACGCTGACTCTTAAGATACCTGTGGGGCACTCACAAGGAGACAGCCAACAAATAATTGGGTGAATGAATTCGGCATTCAAGAGAGCAGTAGTTTAAGTAGTGAGAAACCGCCACCAAGGGAAAAGGATGGAACAAAAAGCCCTGTTCTCCTTTCAAAGTGCCACCAGAAGTTGCTTGGCCTCAGTGTCTTAACCACACCAATCAGAAGGTAGGTCAGCAGCTTGGGTAGAATCCAATCCCAAGGAAAGGACAGTGTGGTCTGTGATTTCCTTAGCTCTAGCAGAGCCCAATTTGGAGACGTGAGGTGAAGACTCTCTGGTTCAAGACACAATAACCCTTCTCAACCAGTTCTGTGAGAATTAATCTCTTATTATGTAATGCAATATATCCTATACATCTAGAATGATACTGGTTGTGTACCATCATTGAGAGTATTGAGGAAAGGTGATCAAATCACTTTCTCTCAGAATCCCAGGTGAGAAGAGCCAAGGTACAGAGCAGGCATTCAAATACCATAACCCGCTGACCTCCCAGACAGTATACTCGTTGAGAATACAGCCCCTGGACGCCCACCTTGGAGCAACCGCCCTCCTGTTTGCCCTTCCCTTCAAGACAGAAAGCACACAAGCAAAGGATCTGGCCTAATTCAGGCCTGGCTCTCTGCAGGGCCAAGGGTCTCTTTCTGCATCTAGATCAGAGCCTTTTGGGAGTCTGGACTGGACTTCTCTCCCCaagtggggaaaaaagagagTATAAAGGAGCTAGCCAACTAATCTAAACTGGAGCTAATATCTACAATGCTGGGGTGCTGTTTACCAGCCTAATGAGTCCCAACTCTGGAAGTGTTTTCAGCAGGTCTGAGTCAAGAACCAGAAAtctcttacattttaaaagaaactccccaggtgattctaatttgTAGTGGGTTTGGGAGTAGCTTTTGTACCTTCTATCCTTTACTAGTATGCCACTTTAGTTTCCCCTTATTTAGTAAATGTTTCCTCTGAGAGGCCCCAGGTCTTACGGGAAGACTCTGGCCAGTGCATCAGAAAATTGGCTGGGGTGGTGATCATATCATTACTCTGGCTCCAAAAACTGGAATAAAGAGCAGTGGAAGCtacaggaagcagaggcagggttGGCAGAGGCTACACCCTCCCAGCCCTCCTAACTCCATAAATGAACTTAGGTACCTAGTCCTAAGTCTAGCCCTTTCCTCCTTGCTTAGAGTAACTAACTgcacatgaattttagaaacaGCATTCTGCTGGTCACTACGAAGAGGAGCCCTCAAATTTGATACAGCTAAAGCTTCCTCAGCATCActtctcctcccttcctgctCTGAGCTGAATGGCCCAAGTCCCATTCTCAACACACACAGGAACCACTGAAGCAGAAGTTGCTTTAATCAAGGGGTGAAGTCCTCAATCAAGAGGACCTCACTCAACCTTTGGTGGTGGGGTCTCAGCCTACCCCCCACATGCCCTGAGGCCCCTCAGGAAGGAGGGAGCAATTGAACCCCAAATTATGGCAGAGGCCAGGGAATGGGAGTGGGGGAACCCAGGTCAAGGTGAAGGGGCAGGATGCTGAAAGGGTGGGAGTGAAGCTGAATGGGGCAGGAAGAGCTTAACCCACGTTTCTACCTGGGGGCTGGCTGAGGTGGCTGTGCATCGGGCAGAGCGGCACCAGAGGGCTGAGGGTCGAAGGGGACAGCAGGGGAAAGGAGTGCTTAGGAGATGAGGCGACTGTGAAGCTGGTGCAGCTGCTCCTGGGTCAGCACCAGCCGGTGTCGCTGTCCAAGACCAGCCGCACAGGAGAAGGTCACTTTGCCCATGTAGACTGTGTCATCCTGCTGCTCCTCCTTGGCCTGGTGGTTGATGAGGAGAAAAAGACTCCAGGTCAGGGGCTCACTTGAGCTGTAGGCCACTGAAGGGGTCCCTGAGCACTGAGACCAAGGCAGCTCCTAGGTGGCTGGGGCTTCTGAGATCCTGGGCTTTGGTGaccatatttttcaaattagaaTAGGGATACATAATCTGACAAGGGAGTTTTGAGCCTCTCCTGGTGTCAAAAGTCACAGAAAGTGTTTAGGTGCTAAAATATTGGAATTTCAAAGCATCATAAGCACTTCTGTTACCTGTAAGTAAGATTTGGCCAGATAACCCAAGGTATGTAGTTGTTAGACCTGAGACTCCAAAGGCCTCTTCCAATTCTGGAGGAGAGGGGGGCCCCACCTGAGCTTCTCCACATTGTCCCATCCTCCACCCCATCTCCCCCTCACCCTGAGGAAGGCTGATGAAGGGAAGGTGGCAAAGTCAGTGGGTACTGTGGCTCCAGGGCGCTGAGATACTGTCTCCTTGAGGACCTCATCctagggaaggggagagaaagacaAGGGTTCATTTAGGGGACCCCCACAGGCTAGCACAAGACCGCCTGGTTTCACAGAGACACTAATATCAAGGGGGCAGGAACTTAGTCCTCTGTATCACCATACTTTTGCTCTCATCTCCaaccccatcccccctccccaacACTCCTCCTTACTTTACAAGTCCTCATCCTGTAAGGTCCAACTCACATTCTACCGCCCTTGGGAAGCCACGCCCAACCATTCTACCCCACAATGATCTCAGCTCTGATGGAATCTAAAGCCTGAACCAGTCACGCTAAAGATTATCCCAGCTAATCCATTTTGTTATGAGAATCTGTCTTCTGTTTGCACTGAGACAGTGAACTTCCAAGGCAAGAACCCTGCcttcccttccacctcctccccaatTGCTGTCTAGCATAGGGCCAGGCTCAGAGGAACTCCAGAAGTGCCTGGCTCCACTGTGAAGTGAGCTCTGCAGGGCAAAGTCTGAGCTGACCTTGAGCTTCTCAATGGTGTCACTCAGGGACTTAAGCTGAGCCACTTGCTCCATAAGTTGGGCTGATGGACTCTTGGTAGCTGTGGGGAGAGAAAGCTGGTGAGGCCCACCAAGGCGCAGGCAGGCAGTTGTACTGGATTAAGGGTTAGGGGTGCAGGTATGAGATTCTCTAACAGAACAGGTACTTGAGAGAGAGTGGGTGAATCAAGAAAACTGAACAGTGAAGCCAAAGAACACTGCTGGGAAGAGCTTCTGTGGTAGGGGCACCACCTGAGCAGGGCCTAAATCCCTGGGCCAAGTAGAGGGGGTGGTTTTATTCATCTTGGGGGTTGGCAGGTACATACCAGGGCTAGTGCGAGTGATGTCTActacgtgtgtatgtgtgctcaACTGATTCAACGTCTCCAGCAGCTGGCTGGTCTTACGATACAGCGCTCCAGCTGGTAACTCACTGCCAGGGCCCTCATGGGATAGCTTTGCAACATGCAGAGGGGGCAGGGATGCCAAGGATGCCTTCATCTGGGCTCCCTGTGGATGAAAAAAGAAGGGTAGTGGTTAAGAGGTGCTAGGAGGCCCCTGCCATCTATCATCAATGGGGCGAATATGCTCCATCCCCCATCCCAGTCCTCCCCATGGCTCCCTCACCTTGAGGATGTTATTCTCATGCTGGAGCTGGGAGATGTGCAGCCTCATGGCAGAGATCTGCTGAAGCAGCAGTGGTGAGTCTTTCACCAGCCCTGGGCCTGGCACAGACCCTGGAGCCTGCCCAGGGACAGCTCCTGTGGGGACCATAACAAATGTCATCAGCCCCAAGTGGAGAGGGTTGAACACTGGGCTCCATTCCTGCTCTTCCCCACTTTCCGCATCCCCCCATCACCCACCTCCAGTCCTGGTTCTCCCCTCACCCTGCTCCCTTAGCTCCATTTCCCACCAGCCCTGGTAACCCCCAGCCTGAGTGGGTCTCTACCTCGCTGTTGTTCTTCTGTGCTCGGGATAGCCCATGGGGGAgcaggaaaagaggagagaggagtTAGGTGATTTGCAGGTTAGGGGGACACACCAGAGGATCCTGGACACAACCTGCAGGAAAACCCTTTTCCTAATCATCATACTTTCTCTAACAAGACCCTCTGCCACCTATCTTTGTGGACGAGCCGATTTGCGTGAAAGAAAGACACCAAACAGGAGTGAGGCCATAAGACAGGGTACGTGTGAAGAACAGTGGCAAAGGGAGTGTGCACTGCACAAAGCACTCGGAACACGAGGCTgttcctgcctccctgcctcagaCGCCATCTCCAAGAAGGGCATGGAGAATGCTCCAGAGACCCCAATATGTCTGCACCCTTAGTGCTCACCAGCAGCAAAGCTTAAGTTGGGGAAGCAAACACACTCCCTTGCTCCTCAGGATTCTCCACTGCTCTGAGGAAAACACCTTCTTTTTTGGTGGGAAGTTTCATAAATTCAGAACCACGTTTGTTTAAAGAGTGCTAATGTTTGTTTCAAGAGTGCTAAAAACAACACAAAGTAGAAACTCTGGAAACTCTCTCCAAAGAACACAGAGCTGTCTGTACCACAACAGTCTAAAGTCAAGAAGGTACTTGGTCACCTCGCAAGATCAAGGGGTGTCAGCGACAGAGACTTTGTCGAAGACTCTATGTAGGTAAGGTCAGCTGACAAGACACGGGAGCAGCTGGGAAAGTCTGGAGGCCCTAAGGGTTTAATTCCAGGGCAAAGAGCCTGTCTTCTGGAGGGTAAGTGGGAAACTGGAGAGCAAACAAAAACTATagggcagaggagaacaaagacaGCAGCAGCCACCTCCTGAGCCAGgaaactggggaggctgaaaccGGTAACCAGAAAAACTCTAGGTGAGGAGCCCTGATTATACTGAGTAACTAGGCAAAGGTCAAAACACAAGCCCCAAGTGAAACTGGGATAATTCAGCAGTGGAAGATATGGCCACATCATAGAATGAAACCCCATGAACTCAGTGAGAAAACACAGCGCCCAAGCAGAGAAGCAATCAAGAGCAGGTATTAGGCAGGGCCGGATGCCCCAGGAGAGTCAGCCCAGCCTGCTGATGGCTGACAGCCCTCTGGGATATAGGGCTGAGCAGAAAGGTCAGATTACAGAGCCAGAAAGGACACCTACTAGAGACCAACTGTCATGATTATTCTGAGCCTCATTAACAATTTAGTAAAGCCCTCCTTTGCCCAGAGGAACTCAGCACATATCTTCAGGGAAAGGGAAAACTTGGTGAAAACTGGCACAGAGTGAAACTGTGCAAGCATATTCCTGGCTGAATATCCTGGGGCTAAAGGAGGGGGGGGCAGAGGTCAAACTGAGGCCAAGGACAGGAGAGAGGACAATCTCCTCTGTGCTACTGCTGCCTATTCCACTGTACTCACCACCAGCAATGCCAGAGACCAGAGTAGCAATGCCTGAAGGAGGAGGGCTCCGGAGCCCCTCAATTGTGCGCTTAGACTGGCTGTTCAGCCGTTGCTTTAGTTCTGTCTTCTCTGCCTCCAGCTGGTCAATGTCAGCCTGGAGTGCATCCATTGTCTCCTCAAAATCTCTGTGAAAGAGAATCTGGGCTTTGGCAGTGTCCCTTCTCCAAAGCACCCCTTGACTATTCAGTCCTGAGAGGTCCTTGGAAAAGCCATGCTAGTGAGCAGCCAGGGCAGAGCAGCACAGGCTGAGGCTAGGGTGATGCAACGAGGTTGGCAGTGGGTAAAGAAAATGGGGAGTCTCACTATAAGAGAACCTGAGTAGGGGTATGGGTTAGGAGGCAGAGAGCTCCAGCAGTGGGGAGGATTAGAGGAAGCAAGGCCCCAGGGAAAGTGCCTGACTTCTCCTTCTTCCGCAGCAGTGCCTGGGTCTCCTCCAGCCGAGTCTGGACTTTCTCGATACGCTCATCTGCATCCTTGGCAGCACTGTCCAACTTCTTCTCCAGGAGGCTCAGCCGCACATTGGCCTCACTTAGCTCCTCTCCCTGGACAAGGACAGAACTTCTAGATCCCTGACATCCTCCCCACAGTCCCTGGAAACTGGGGGCTAGACCATGAGATAGGAGGCTCCCTGAGGGTTCACTAGAGCTCCCAATGATTGCAGGCCCCACTTCTCCCCTTAACTCTCAAGCCGTTTTAGTCCCGGATCCCCAACATTCACTGCTTGCCAGGGTACTATCAACTTCCTGGCCCCCAGATCCTGAGCCTACACTACCCTCACCTTAATCTTGAGTGACTTCTTCAACTCCTTAATAACTGTCTCTCGATCTTCGAGCTTCAAACCCAGTCCTTCAGCATCTGTGATCTCTGCACGAAGGGCGGCAGCCCGCAACTCAACTGGTGGAGGCTAAGGAATGGTCGGTGGCGGGTGAGAAAGTGAGGGTGGAGAGAAGAGATCATCAACGTGCTCCTTTCAGAGAGATCCAGTTACAGGGAAACCCTGCCTTCTAGGCAGGATGGTGCTCTCCAGATGCCTTCCTCCTGTCTCCCTGTCCTCCCACAACTAGCAGTAGCTCTGCAAGTCTTACTCCTACAGGCCTCTGCAACTTCTCCAAGGAAATCTCCACCCACCTTGCTGGGGGGCCGCTCTGCATCATACTCCCCCTCCTGCATGGCTGTGGCCAGCTTGTTCATGGTACTGATGAGGATGTTGCATGACTGGCGCAGACACTCATAGGGGCTGCTGGAAGGGGTCCCATAGATCTGCAGGAGCCAAGGGCAGAAGTGAAAGCCCCACACTGGTCACTGACTCTCCCTACACCTTCTGCCCAGCCATTCAGGCCCACCTGCTCGCTTGCTTTGAAAGCCAGTTCCTCCAGGGCAGCCACAGGTAGCCCCTCATTCTCCGCCAGTGGGGCAATGAGCTGGGCAGCAGCAGCTGCCACCTCCTGCAGCACAGCCACGACCCACGTCAAGTGTTTCCTGCAGTCTAGGAGCGTGTCAGATACCTGTGTGACAGGCCAGAGTCAGGAGTCAACCCTGCGTTCAGTACCACAGCTTCCAGCTACCCCAAAACCATATTTGTCCCCTAACCAGATCCAGATCTTTAAGTGCTATGCCCCTCCTGTTTCTActcagtttccttccttccccagttGCAGCCCTAAACCTGTGGTCCAAAGGCCAGTGCAGCTGGGATCCCAGGAGCATCTGTCCCTGGCATTCGCCTTCGGATCTTCTTGCAGAACTGGCGGATGTCACTGCACGAAGTTTCCAGATCCCGGAGCAGAAGGGCAATATCTGTAGCCTCCTGCCCACCCtactcaggaaaaagaaaatagatggaGAACCAAGTTAGCATTAAGGCTGGGAGTAAGGAAGTGAGGACTAAGAAGAGGAGCTCACAGAGATCTAGAAGTGCTCTCACCTGCAAGAAGGCACGCAGCCGTCCTACCTCCACACTCATGCAGTCCAGAGCACTTTGCGTGAACTGTAAGGACAGATGCATGCAATCATCAGCCCCCAGCAGGAGCCCTTTTGCCTTATCGACATCTCTAAGAAGTCCTCATCCTCTGCTGACCCCCATACATAAGTAGTCCTCTAGTTTCCCTGATATGGCTTTGGTAACTCTGCCCTAGTCTTATGTGATACTTCTTGGGTGCCTGATCTCTTGACCTGACGCCCTCCATTGCTGATCTCCACGGGGGCTCAATCACTGGCCCAGACACTTCACCTTAATGTGGTCAGCCAGCTGCATAGTACAGTCCTCAGGCTGTTCGGCAAGGTGGATGCTGTATAGATGCTGAAGAGAGATAACAAAAGAAACAGACAACTTTTAGGCCCTGGAGGGGGTGGGGAGTTCTTCCCAAACTGTAGTTTGAGCCCTGGTCATCATGGGTCTCTGGAGGTACAAGAGAATCCAAAGCCCTCAAGCAGCTGCATCATATGGAGAGATCATCTAGGAGCAAACCAGGCCTCAAACAGCGAGCATGGGACATACAACCTTGATAATATTAGTAAGAGCCCTCATCAAGTGAAAgcttccctgcctcctgccccaaGCCCAAATTCTCGCTCCACACCTGATAGTACTTGATGGCCTTGGTGAGAGGCTCCACATTGACAGTCTCATCCAGCTGATCCTTGTGCAGCAGTTCAATGAGGAAATCCAATGAACGCTCATGGGCACTCATCTCAGGGTAGAGGCTGCCCACTTTCTTATACACATCCACACTGCACTGAGAGAGGGCACTAGAGACCAGAGAAGAGGGCTGTGAGGCTAGAGTCTGACAGGCAATCTCAGTTCTGGCCAATTCTGGACCCCTGACCCTGGGGTGAGGGAGTGAGGAGTCACTTACTGCTCATAGCGGTGTAGCGTGGCCTGCAGTAGGCTCAGCGAGTACACCAGTCCAGCAGCAAAGCTGAGTTGTTCCCCAGCAGCTCCTCGCAGCCCAGGCCGCTCTGAACAGTTCTCACTTAGTTCAAACTTCTCCTGGGCCTGCTTCCGGATCAGCTCTGCCTGTGGGAGAAAACACCAGGAACCTGGGCCTCAGAGCAGAGGATGGAGAACACAGACTCAGGAATACAGTACTCAGAACTTAACTATGTGGGGAGCATGGACACACATGGGAGAGAAAGCAGAAATAGCTCTTACCTGGGTGGGGAATCTCGCATGGGGAAAGGGTAGTGATGTGATTACTGGAGGTTGTGAGGAGTCAGGATATGAAAATGAAAGGGTAGTGGGACCGGTGGAACCAAGGTCTTTCCTGACTTAAAGCTGCCACTCCTGCTATCTCTCCACCTAGAATGCTATCCTGCCAATCACCCCCAACGTTAACCCCCAGGCAGCTCGTGGCCCTCAGACAATGTTATTCCCTCAGTCACACCCTGTTCGCCTCTAAATCTCCAATTGTGCTCTCTCACAGAACCTATCTCTTCTTGAAAGCACACCATTTGTAATATATATTCATCAGTGACTTTGCTGTGTTCCTCCACTACACCATAAACTCTCTGTGGGCAGAGACTCTGTTGTCTTCACTCAGCATCTTCAATGCCTGGTTCATGGCAAGTTCATTAGATTTCTGTGGAACATGTGATTGATTGGCTGTACCTTGCAAATGAGACGAGGCATGAGTAGCAGCACCAGAACGCAGTCATGGTCCCCACCTGGCCGAAGGAAGCTGTCAGGCATGAAGGCTGTCAGCAGGGACATGTGTCGGTTGGCCTGGGCCACCTCCATCTGCCTCAATTCCATCTCAATTGCCTGTGAGGTGAACAGGGAGGAAGACTCTTAGCCAGAGTTGAAAGAGCCCCAGAATTCCCATGCCTTGCTCCAGGAGATGCCTTGCTTCTAGGGCAAGCTCAGGCCAGAGTCTTCCAAACCACTACACAAAGCACCCCTTCCCTCAGGAATCTGAAGCCCAGAACCCCATACTAGTTCAACCCAGGCAGGGCTCCCTCAGACCCACCCACTTTCCTGACCTTGGCATGGGCCTTAGTCTCAGCAAACTTGATTTTGAAGTCAAAGGTCTCTGGAGGTGGCTGCTGTTGCCTCTCCACAGATGCTTCCTGCTGGTTTGTCAGTTCCCGATTCACATCCTAGAAGGAGAGACAATGAAGCACACCTGGGTCTTAAGGAAGCCCTGGGGTGATGGTGGGCAGACAGCAAGCAGTAGGCATGCACCTGAAGATGGGCGGTCAGCTGGCGGTACTTCTTAATGGTCTGCTGGTAGTCTGCAACCGTCTCCTGGGCTGCCTCCACACGCTTCTGGGCCTCACGAACCCGCGCGCCCGCCATGTCCAGCTGCTCCCGCAGCTCCAGTTCTGTCTCACGTGCATTCTCCTGCAGCTCGTCGTTCATCTCATTCATCGCTTCCTGGGACACCACACCACAGTTGGGGCAAAAGAAAGGCAgggttggctgggcgcagtggctcacacctgtaatcccagcactctgggaggccgaagcgggctgatcatgaggtcgagATCGAGActatgctggccaacatggtgaaaccccatctctactaaaaatacaaaaattagctgggtgtggtggtgcgtgactgtagtaccagctactcgggaggctgaggcaggagaatcacttgaacctgggaggcggaggttgcagtgagccaagattattgcgccactgccctccagccaggcaacagagtgagatgccatcttggggaaaaaaaaaaaataggcagggTCAGTACAGCAAGCCCAGGCTGGGTCCCTCACTGCACACCCTGCTCAAAAAAGGCCAGGGGTCACATGTCAATCTTTTTCTCAGCAGGTCCCTTCCAAATACCCACCATCAGGGTCAGATGTCAGGGGTCTGCTCTTCTCTTACCAAGTCTCCCACAGTCTCCCTCAACTCGCGCACTTTCTCTTCCAGATTCAGGTTCCGATCTGTCAGCATCTCCACCATCTCCTCAGCACCCAGAGCAGCATCCACCTGTGTTACAGGGAGGATGGGGAGAAGGGCTGCTGGAAGGCACCTAGAAAGAGGAGGCACCAACTGACAGGAGAGTCAGGTGGGGGATTCTGGGTGAGGGGCTAGGCTCCCCAGACCTGCTCCTTGAGCTCATCAATGGTGCTCTCTG
It includes:
- the LOC105465285 gene encoding dynactin subunit 1 isoform X7 — its product is MSAEASARPLRVGSRVEVIGKGHRGTVAYVGATLFATGKWVGVILDEAKGKNDGTVQGRKYFTCDEGHGIFVRQSQIQVFEDGADTTSPETPDSSASKVLKREGTDTTAKTSKLPTRPASTGVAGASSSLGPSGSASAGELSSSEPSTPAQTPLAAPIIPTPALTSPGAVPPLPSPSKEEEGLRAQVRDLEEKLETLRLKRAEDKAKLKELEKHKIQLEQVQEWKSKMQEQQADLQRRLKEARKEAKEALEAKERYMEEMADTADAIEMATLDKEMAEERAESLQQEVEALKERVDELTTDLEILKAEIEEKGSDGAASSYQLKQLEEQNARLKDALVRMRDLSSSEKQEHVKLQKLMEKKNQELEVVRQQRERLQEELSQAESTIDELKEQVDAALGAEEMVEMLTDRNLNLEEKVRELRETVGDLEAMNEMNDELQENARETELELREQLDMAGARVREAQKRVEAAQETVADYQQTIKKYRQLTAHLQDVNRELTNQQEASVERQQQPPPETFDFKIKFAETKAHAKAIEMELRQMEVAQANRHMSLLTAFMPDSFLRPGGDHDCVLVLLLMPRLICKAELIRKQAQEKFELSENCSERPGLRGAAGEQLSFAAGLVYSLSLLQATLHRYEHALSQCSVDVYKKVGSLYPEMSAHERSLDFLIELLHKDQLDETVNVEPLTKAIKYYQHLYSIHLAEQPEDCTMQLADHIKFTQSALDCMSVEVGRLRAFLQGGQEATDIALLLRDLETSCSDIRQFCKKIRRRMPGTDAPGIPAALAFGPQVSDTLLDCRKHLTWVVAVLQEVAAAAAQLIAPLAENEGLPVAALEELAFKASEQIYGTPSSSPYECLRQSCNILISTMNKLATAMQEGEYDAERPPSKPPPVELRAAALRAEITDAEGLGLKLEDRETVIKELKKSLKIKGEELSEANVRLSLLEKKLDSAAKDADERIEKVQTRLEETQALLRKKEKDFEETMDALQADIDQLEAEKTELKQRLNSQSKRTIEGLRSPPPSGIATLVSGIAGGAVPGQAPGSVPGPGLVKDSPLLLQQISAMRLHISQLQHENNILKGAQMKASLASLPPLHVAKLSHEGPGSELPAGALYRKTSQLLETLNQLSTHTHVVDITRTSPATKSPSAQLMEQVAQLKSLSDTIEKLKDEVLKETVSQRPGATVPTDFATFPSSAFLRAKEEQQDDTVYMGKVTFSCAAGLGQRHRLVLTQEQLHQLHSRLIS
- the LOC105465285 gene encoding dynactin subunit 1 isoform X3; translated protein: MAQSKRHVYSRTPSGSRMSAEASARPLRVGSRVEVIGKGHRGTVAYVGATLFATGKWVGVILDEAKGKNDGTVQGRKYFTCDEGHGIFVRQSQIQVFEDGADTTSPETPDSSASKVLKREGTDTTAKTSKLRGLKPKKPTRPASTGVAGASSSLGPSGSASAGELSSSEPSTPAQTPLAAPIIPTPALTSPGAVPPLPSPSKEEEGLRAQVRDLEEKLETLRLKRAEDKAKLKELEKHKIQLEQVQEWKSKMQEQQADLQRRLKEARKEAKEALEAKERYMEEMADTADAIEMATLDKEMAEERAESLQQEVEALKERVDELTTDLEILKAEIEEKGSDGAASSYQLKQLEEQNARLKDALVRMRDLSSSEKQEHVKLQKLMEKKNQELEVVRQQRERLQEELSQAESTIDELKEQVDAALGAEEMVEMLTDRNLNLEEKVRELRETVGDLEAMNEMNDELQENARETELELREQLDMAGARVREAQKRVEAAQETVADYQQTIKKYRQLTAHLQDVNRELTNQQEASVERQQQPPPETFDFKIKFAETKAHAKAIEMELRQMEVAQANRHMSLLTAFMPDSFLRPGGDHDCVLVLLLMPRLICKAELIRKQAQEKFELSENCSERPGLRGAAGEQLSFAAGLVYSLSLLQATLHRYEHALSQCSVDVYKKVGSLYPEMSAHERSLDFLIELLHKDQLDETVNVEPLTKAIKYYQHLYSIHLAEQPEDCTMQLADHIKFTQSALDCMSVEVGRLRAFLQGGQEATDIALLLRDLETSCSDIRQFCKKIRRRMPGTDAPGIPAALAFGPQVSDTLLDCRKHLTWVVAVLQEVAAAAAQLIAPLAENEGLPVAALEELAFKASEQIYGTPSSSPYECLRQSCNILISTMNKLATAMQEGEYDAERPPSKPPPVELRAAALRAEITDAEGLGLKLEDRETVIKELKKSLKIKGEELSEANVRLSLLEKKLDSAAKDADERIEKVQTRLEETQALLRKKEKDFEETMDALQADIDQLEAEKTELKQRLNSQSKRTIEGLRSPPPSGIATLVSGIAGEEQQRGAVPGQAPGSVPGPGLVKDSPLLLQQISAMRLHISQLQHENNILKGAQMKASLASLPPLHVAKLSHEGPGSELPAGALYRKTSQLLETLNQLSTHTHVVDITRTSPATKSPSAQLMEQVAQLKSLSDTIEKLKDEVLKETVSQRPGATVPTDFATFPSSAFLRAKEEQQDDTVYMGKVTFSCAAGLGQRHRLVLTQEQLHQLHSRLIS
- the LOC105465285 gene encoding dynactin subunit 1 isoform X9, with the translated sequence MMRQAPTARKTTTRRPKPTRPASTGVAGASSSLGPSGSASAGELSSSEPSTPAQTPLAAPIIPTPALTSPGAVPPLPSPSKEEEGLRAQVRDLEEKLETLRLKRAEDKAKLKELEKHKIQLEQVQEWKSKMQEQQADLQRRLKEARKEAKEALEAKERYMEEMADTADAIEMATLDKEMAEERAESLQQEVEALKERVDELTTDLEILKAEIEEKGSDGAASSYQLKQLEEQNARLKDALVRMRDLSSSEKQEHVKLQKLMEKKNQELEVVRQQRERLQEELSQAESTIDELKEQVDAALGAEEMVEMLTDRNLNLEEKVRELRETVGDLEAMNEMNDELQENARETELELREQLDMAGARVREAQKRVEAAQETVADYQQTIKKYRQLTAHLQDVNRELTNQQEASVERQQQPPPETFDFKIKFAETKAHAKAIEMELRQMEVAQANRHMSLLTAFMPDSFLRPGGDHDCVLVLLLMPRLICKAELIRKQAQEKFELSENCSERPGLRGAAGEQLSFAAGLVYSLSLLQATLHRYEHALSQCSVDVYKKVGSLYPEMSAHERSLDFLIELLHKDQLDETVNVEPLTKAIKYYQHLYSIHLAEQPEDCTMQLADHIKFTQSALDCMSVEVGRLRAFLQGGQEATDIALLLRDLETSCSDIRQFCKKIRRRMPGTDAPGIPAALAFGPQVSDTLLDCRKHLTWVVAVLQEVAAAAAQLIAPLAENEGLPVAALEELAFKASEQIYGTPSSSPYECLRQSCNILISTMNKLATAMQEGEYDAERPPSKPPPVELRAAALRAEITDAEGLGLKLEDRETVIKELKKSLKIKGEELSEANVRLSLLEKKLDSAAKDADERIEKVQTRLEETQALLRKKEKDFEETMDALQADIDQLEAEKTELKQRLNSQSKRTIEGLRSPPPSGIATLVSGIAGGAVPGQAPGSVPGPGLVKDSPLLLQQISAMRLHISQLQHENNILKGAQMKASLASLPPLHVAKLSHEGPGSELPAGALYRKTSQLLETLNQLSTHTHVVDITRTSPATKSPSAQLMEQVAQLKSLSDTIEKLKDEVLKETVSQRPGATVPTDFATFPSSAFLRAKEEQQDDTVYMGKVTFSCAAGLGQRHRLVLTQEQLHQLHSRLIS